Below is a genomic region from Acidimicrobiales bacterium.
CGCCCAGGCCCACCACGGCGAGGAGCATCGTGGCCGGCCCCTGCCCCACGCCGTACCGGCCCCTCATGAAGACCACCGCGAACGTCCGCAGCCCGGCGAAGAAGAAGTACCCGAGCGACGACGCCACGATCAGGACGACGTTGGTCCGCACCCGTAGCACGTACCTGACCGCGGCCCACAGGCCGAAGTCGTCGGCGGCGGCGTCGATGACGATGTCCTCGTCGGGCTCGACGCCCAGCTCCTCGATCTTGCGCAGCACCACGGTGTCCTCCCGCGTGGCCTCGACGCGGCTCTGACCGCCCCGGGCCGGCTCCGGGAGCAACCGCCGGACGGCGACGCTGAGGACGACCGCCGGGACGGCCAGCACCGCCAGCGCCGCCCGCCACCCGAACCAGCCCGCCGCCAGGCCGGCCAGCACGACGCCGACGCCGGCACCGGCCACCTCGCCGGTGAGGATGAAGCCGTACATGCGCCCGCGCTCGCGACCGGGGAAGAAGTCCCCGGTGAGCGAGGCGATGGTGGGTCCGGCGGTGGCGGTGACGGCGCCCAACGCCACCCTCGTGACCATCAGGAAGGTGAACGACGGCGCCACCGCCCCGCATGCCTGGGCGGCGGCCCACACGGCGATGCTGATCCACAAGAGGCGCACCCGGCGGCTGCGATCGGTCAGGGCGCCCACGGGGATGGTGGCAACGGCGCCGACCAGAGACGAGACCGTCACCATCAGGCCGACCTGCCAGTTGCCGATGTGCAGCCCGTGCTCCAGCTGGACGGCCACGGCCCCGACGGCTCCGTTGTCGGCGGCGCTCAGGCCCAGGACGGACGCGAGCAGGATCACCACCCGCCGGCGGTCGGGACCGCCCAGCACCTCGGTCAGCCGGTCGAGGCCGGCCTGGAACGCGTGACCAGGAGAGAGGCCGCGCAGGGCGGTCACGTGGCCAGCAGCTGTCCGATGGGGCTGCCGTCGAGGCCGGTCAGCAGATCGGCGGCGTCCCGGTAGACCGCGACCGCTCCCGCGCCGCGCAGGTCGGCGGCGAAGATGTCCCCCTCGGGCTTGGCCGCCTCCACGTCCCCGGAGTCGGTCACG
It encodes:
- a CDS encoding MFS transporter, whose amino-acid sequence is MTALRGLSPGHAFQAGLDRLTEVLGGPDRRRVVILLASVLGLSAADNGAVGAVAVQLEHGLHIGNWQVGLMVTVSSLVGAVATIPVGALTDRSRRVRLLWISIAVWAAAQACGAVAPSFTFLMVTRVALGAVTATAGPTIASLTGDFFPGRERGRMYGFILTGEVAGAGVGVVLAGLAAGWFGWRAALAVLAVPAVVLSVAVRRLLPEPARGGQSRVEATREDTVVLRKIEELGVEPDEDIVIDAAADDFGLWAAVRYVLRVRTNVVLIVASSLGYFFFAGLRTFAVVFMRGRYGVGQGPATMLLAVVGLGAVAGLLVAGGKADGLIRRGRLDGRLLVGTVGYVVAAALLVPALLSPLLFVSLPLFVAAAAFVAAPNPALDAARLDVVPSRLWGRAEGVRTMMRQSLEAFAPLLFGLLSEVLGGSRAGLGAGIDVRHTTVSPAQAHGLDLTFLIMIVPLVAGGLVLLGGRRSYPVDVASAGESDRRARTLKKAQ